The Arthrobacter sp. PM3 genome contains the following window.
ATCAGCGGGATGCCGGGGCGGATGTCCGGGTGGATGACGCCGCCGGCGACGTTGACGGCGTCGGGCACCAGTTCGCCGGCCAGGGCGAGGCGAACGGACTTGGCCACGGACACGCCGGCCTTCTCCTGGGCCTCGTCGGTGGAGGCGCCCAGGTGCGGGGTCACCACGACGTTGTCGAGCTTGAAGAACGGCAGGTCGGTGCTGGGCTCTTTGGAGAAGACGTCCACGCCCGCGCCGGCGATCTCACCGGCTTCCAGGGCGGCGTAGAGGGCTTCTTCGTCCACCAGGCCGCCGCGGGCGACGTTAATGACGTAGGCCGTGCTCTTCATCTTCTTGAAGGCGTCGGCGCCGAGCATGCCGACGGTTTCCGGCGTCTTGGGCATGTGGATGGTGATGAAGTCGGACTGGGCGAGGAGCTCGTCGAGGGTCACGAGCTGGACGCCGAGCTGGGCGGCCCGCGCGGAGGTGATGTAGGGGTCGTACGCCAGGATCTTGGTGTCGAAGCCTTTCAGGCGTGCCGCCACCAGGGCGCCGATCCGGCCGAGGCCGATGATCCCGATCTTCTTTTCGAAAAGCTCGATGCCGGTGTACTTGGAACGCTTCCACTCCCCGTCCTTGAGGGCGGCACTGGCCTGCGGGATGTGCCGGGCAAGGCTCAGGATGTGGCCGACGGTCAGTTCCGCGGCGGAGACGATGTTCGAGGTCGGTGCGTTGACCACCATGACACCGGCCTGCGTGGCCGACTTGATGTCGACATTGTCCAGGCCGACGCCGGCACGGGCGATCACCTTGAGGTTCTTGGCGGCGGCGATGGCCTCGGCGTCCACCTGGGTGGCGGAGCGGACCAGGATCGCGTCGACGTCGGCGATCGCGGAGAGCAGCTGGGAACGGTCGGCGCCGTCGGTCTGGCGGATTTCAAAGTCCGGGCCGAGTGCCTCGATCGTGGCGGGCGAAAGTTCCTCAGCGAGGAGTACGACAGGTTTGGTGCTTGTCACCGGTGACCTCTTTAGCTCTCTTGTGTATCTGGTGGGGATTTTGGTGAAACGGGGACTGCTGGCGCTACGGGCGGTACTAGCGAATCGGGTGGTACAGCACAGCAGGGAAGCCGGACCCCAAGATGGTGTCCGGCTCCCCTGCCGGGCAATGGCTAGCGGGCTGCAGAGCCTTCGACGTAGTCTGCATCCTGCTGCTGCCAGGCGAACAGCGAACGCAGCTCGCGGCCGACGGCCTCGATCGGGTGCTGCTCGGCCTTGGCGCGCAGCGCCTTGAACTCGGGGGCGCCGGCGTCCTGGTCGTCGATGAAGCGCTTGGCGAAGGCGCCGTCCTGGATGTCCTTCAGGACAGCCTTCATGTTCTCCTTCACCTCGGGGGTGATGACGCGCGGGCCGGAGACGTAGTCGCCGTACTCTGCGGTGTCCGAGACGCTCCAGCGCTGCTTGGCGATGCCGCCCTCCCACATGAGGTCAACGATGAGCTTGAGCTCATGGAGGACCTCGAAGTAGGCGATCTGCGGCTGGTAGCCGGCCTCGGTCAGGGTCTCGAAGCCGTACTGGATCAGCTGGGAGACGCCGCCGCACAGGACGGCCTGCTCGCCGAAGAGGTCCGTTTCGGTCTCTTCGGTGAAGGTGGTCTTGATGACGCCGGCGCGGGTGCCGCCGATCGCCTTGGCGTAGGACTTGGCCAGTTCCCAGGCGGAGCCGGAAGCGTCCTGCTCGACCGCGATGATGTCCGGGATGCCGCGGCCGGCTTCGAATTCGCGGCGCACGGTGTGGCCCGGAGCCTTCGGGGCGACCAGGATGACGTCAACGCCTTCCGGAGCCTGGATGTAGCCGAAGCGGATGTTGAAGCCGTGGGCGAAGGCCAGGGCCTTGCCGGGGGTCAGCTTGTCCTTGATGGAGTCGTTGTAGATCGAGCGCTGGTGCTGGTCCGGTGCGAGGATCATGATGACGTCGGCCCATTCGGCGGCGTCGGCGACGTTCTTGACCGTGAAGCCGGCGTCCTCGGCCTTCGCGATCGAGCGCGAGCCTTCCTTGAGCGCGATGACGACCTCGACGCCGGAATCGCGCAGGTTCAGCGCGTGGGCGTGGCCCTGGGAGCCGTAGCCGACAATGGCTACCTTGCGGCCCTGGATGATCGACAGGTCTGCGTCGTCGTCGTAAAACATTTCAGTCACTTGCGTAACTCCTCTTGAGTGGATTTTTAGGTTATGTCTGTGGTTCGGTGTCGGGCTGCCGTGCAGCGCCTTAGGCGCTGCGCAGCGCCCTGTCACTCATGGAGCGGGATCCCCGTCCAACGGCCAAGGTGCCGGACTGCACGATTTCGCGGATGCCGAAAGGCTCCAGCACTGACAGCAGTGCCGTGAGCTTCTCGGGGTGGCCCGTTGCCTCAATGACCACCGACTCTGTGGAGACGTCGACCACTGAAGCGCGGAACAGGTCTGCAGCCTGGGTGACCTGCAGGCGTGTTGCGGCATCCGCACGTACCTTGACCAGGATGTGGTCACGCTGTACGGAAGATTCGGAGGTGAGCTCGACGATCTTGATCACGTTGACCAGCTTGTTCAGCTGCTTGGTGACCTGCTCAATCAGCTCGCCGTCGGCGTCGACCACCACGGTCATCCGGGACATGCCCGGAACCTCGGTGGGGCCGACGGCCAGGGAATTGATGTTGAAGGCCCGGCGGGCGAAGAGGCTGGCGACGCGGGTCAGCACACCGGGCTTGTCTTCGACCAGAACGGACAATGTGTGGCGGGTCATGTTCAGTCCTCCTCTTCCCATTCCGGGGTCATGTTGCGGGCAACCTGGATCTGGTCGTTGCTCACTCCGGCGGGGACCATCGGCCACACCATGGAGTTGGGGCTCACGACGAAGTCAATGACGACGGGGCGGTCATTGATTTCCAGTGCCTTCTGGATGGTGGCATCGATGTCCTCGTCGCGTTCGCACCGGAAGGAGGCGCAGCCGTAGGCGTCCGCCAGTTTGACGAAGTCCGGGATGCGGATGGTGTCGTGGCCGGTATTGAGGTCGGTGTTGGAGTAGCGGCCCTCGTAGAAGAGGGTCTGCCACTGCCGGACCATGCCCAGCGAGGAGTTGTTGATGACCGCGACCTTGATCGGGATGTTGTTGATCGCGCACGTGGCCAGTTCCTGGTTGGTCATCTGGAAGCAGCCGTCGCCGTCGATCGCCCAGACGACGCGGTCCGGGTTGCCCACCTTGGCACCCATGGCCGCCGGCACGGCGTAGCCCATGGTGCCGGCGCCGCCGGAGTTGAGCCAGGCGTGCGGGCGTTCGTACTTGATGAACTGCGACGCCCACATCTGGTGCTGCCCGACGCCGGCGACGTACACGCCTTCAGGGCCGGTCAGGGCACCGATCCGCTCGATGACACGCTGCGGGGCGCTCAGGCCGTCCTCGGGTTCGGTCCAGCCCAGCGGGTAGGTTTCCTTAAGGTTGTTCAGGAAGGCCCACCAGTTGGTCAGGTCCGGGGTGCCGAAGGCCTCGAACTGCGTGCGCAGGGCCTCGGTCAGTTCGGGAATGATTTCCTTGACCGAGCCGACGATCGGGACGTCGGCAGTGCGGTTCTTGGAGATTTCCGCCGGATCGATGTCGGCGTGGATCACCTTGGCGTTCGGGGCGAAGGAGCTCAGTACGCCGGTCACGCGGTCATCGAACCGGGCGCCGAGGGTGATCAGCAGGTCCGACTGCTGCAGCGCGGTGACGGCGGACACCGTGCCGTGCATGCCGGGCATCCCCACGTGCTGCGGGTGCGAGTCCGGGAACACGCCGCGGGCCATCAGCGTGGTCACCACGGGCGCGCCGGTCAGCTCGGCCAGTTCGCGCAGCTCGGCCGCGGCATGGGCCTTGACCACGCCGCCGCCGACGTACAGCACGGGCTTGCTGGCCGCGGAGATGAGCCGGGCGGCCTCCCGGACCTGCTTGTTGTGGCCGCGCAGCACCGGCCGGTAGCCGGGGAGGTCGATCCGGGGCGGCCAGGAGAACGTCATCTGGCCCTGCTGGGCGTCCTTGGCGACGTCCACGAGGACCGGTCCCGGGCGTCCGGTGGAGGCCAGGTGGAAGGCCTCGGCCATGACGTGCGGGATGTCGTTGGGGTCGGTGACCAGGAAGGAGTGCTTCGTGATCGGCATGGTGATCCCGACGATGTCCGCTTCCTGGAACGCGTCGGTGCCGATCACCCCGCTGGAGACCTGGCCGGTGATGGCCACCATAGGCACGGAGTCCATGTGGGCGTCCATGATGGCGGTAACGAGGTTGGTGGCACCCGGGCCCGAAGTGGCGATGCAGACGCCAACCCGTCCGGTGACCATGGCGTAGCCTTGCGCGGCGTGGCCGGCTCCCTGTTCGTGACGGACCAGAACGTGGTTCATTGTGGAGGCCATCAAGGGGTCATAGGTGGGCAGGATCGCGCCACCGGGCAAACCGAAAATGTCCTGGACGCCGAGTTCTTCGAGCGAGCGGACAATTGCTTGCGAACCGGACATGACCGTCGGGGGTACGACGTTGTTCGGTCCGAGGACAGGAGAGACGGCAGCAGTGTCGACGCCGGCCTCGGCCGGACGTTCGACGCGATCCGGGGCCTTGTGGGCTCCAGTGGACTTTGTGGCCATCAGCGAGGGGCTGATCGGCGATCCTTTGCTCATCGGACTCTTCCTTTGTGGATCTTCGGTGATCATGGAACTGCTTGCATAGCGGGTGGTGCATGGTGCCGGTACTGCGGGAAATAAAAAAACCCCTCAGCCGGCGGGCTCTTCGAGGGGTTGCGCGTGACGGTTCGTTACCAGTCGGGCTAGTCAGCCACGCGCTTGGTAAGGACGACGGTGACACTTGAAGCGGCGCCGGCGGTAACGATCTCGGTCATGGGTTCAGTTTTCCCTCTGAGTAAGACAGGTGTCAACGAGTGTTGCCCGAGTCTCACTATTTGGACAACGCTGTCCACTGGCTGAACCTGGCCCCGAAGATGCGGCGCTCGCGCCGCATCTTCGGGCTGGCATTACCCGCAATAGGCGCCGGTGGAGGCGCTGTGGACGAGCTTGGCGTACTTGGCCAGGACGCCCTTGCTGAACTTGGCCGGGAGCGGCTCCCAGCCCACCTTGCGGGCCTCGAGTTCGGCGTCGTCAACCAGGAGGTCGAAGGTGCGTGCCGCGATGTCGACGCGGATGCGGTCGCCGTCCTTGACGAACGCGATGGGGCCGCCGTCGACAGCTTCGGGCGCGACGTGGCCAATGCAGAGGCCCGTGGTGCCGCCGGAGAACCGCCCGTCGGTGAGCAGCAGGACGTCCTTGCCCAGGCCGGCGCCCTTGATCGCACCGGTGATGGCGAGCATCTCCCGCATGCCGGGGCCGCCCTTGGGCCCTTCATAGCGGATGACGACAACGTCGCCCTTGTGGATCGCACCGTTGTCCAGTGCGTCCAGGGCACCCTGTTCGCGTTCGAACACGCGGGCGGTCCCCTCGAAGACGTCGGCGTCGAACCCGGCGCTCTTGACGACGGCGCCCTCGGGGGCCATGGAGCCGTGCAGGATGGTGATGCCGCCGGTCTTGTGGATCGGGTTGTCCAGCGCGCGCAGGATCTTGCCGTCCAGGTCCGGCGGGTTGATGGCGGCGAGGTTCTCCGCGACCGTCTTTCCCGTGACGGTGAGGCAGTCACCGTGCAGCAGGCCGGCGTCGAGCAGGGCCTTCATGATCACCGGCACGCCGCCGATCTTGTCGACGTCGGTCATCACGTAGCGGCCGAACGGCTTGAGGTCGCCCAGGTGCGGGATCTTGTCGCCGATCCGGTTGAAGTCCTCAAGCGTCAGTTCGACGTCGGCCTCGCGGGCGATCGCGAGCAGGTGCAGCACGGCGTTGGTGGAGCCGCCGAAAGCCATGGTGACGGCGATGGCGTTTTCGAACGCCTTGCGCGTCATGATGTCGCGGGCCGTGATGCCCAGGCGCAGCAGGTTGACCACGGCTTCGCCGGACTTGTGGGCGAAGGCGTCGCGGCGGCGGTCCGCCGAGGGCGGCGCGGCGGAGCCGGGCAAGGACATGCCCAGGGCCTCGCCGATGCAGGCCATGGTGTTGGCGGTGTACATGCCGCCGCAGGCTCCTTCGCCCGGGCAGATGGCCTTTTCGATGCGGTCCAGGTCCTCGCGGCTCATCTTGCCGGCGGCACAGGCACCGACGGCCTCGAAGGCATCGATCAGGGTGACTTCCTTTTCAGAGCCGTCCTCGAGCTTGACCCAGCCGGGCATGATCGAGCCGGCATAGAGGAACACGCTGGCGAGGTCCAGGCGGGCGGCAGCCATCAGCATGCCGGGCAGCGACTTGTCACAACCGGCCAGGAGCACCGACCCGTCGATCCGTTCGGCCTGCATGACGGTCTCCACGGAGTCGGCGATGACCTCGCGGGACACCAGGGAGAAGTGCATGCCCTCGTGGCCCATGGAAATGCCGTCCGAGACGGAGATGGTGCCGAACTGCATCGGGAACCCGCCGCCGGCGTGGACGCCTTCCTTGGCACCCTGGGCGAGCCTGTTCAGCGAAAGGTTGCAGGGAGTGATCTCGTTCCACGAGCTCGCAACGCCAATCTGGGGCTTGGCGAAGTCGTCGTCGCCCATGCCGACCGCACGGAACATGCCGCGCGCGGGAGCCGCGTGGATGCCGTCGGTAACGACCCGGCTGCGGGGCTTGATATCCGGCGTGGCGCCGGCTGCTGCTTCGGTGTCCTGGCTCATGGCTCAAAGTCTAGGCGCCCGCCGGAGGCGGCCACGACCCCATACGGGAGCGTTAAGCGGAAATCGGCGAATATGTCGATCAAATAGTGGACTCTCATCTCACATGATGAAATACGCCGACGTCCGGCTCAATCCGGCGCAGTACCGGGGCGCAATTCCGGGGCGTCGGCAACGGCCCGGGCTTCGGCCTTGAGCAGCGCCAGGACCTGCTGGATGGTGGTCCGGGCCGCGACATCCGGACGCGCCAGCGCGACAATGCTCCGACTCGCTTTGACGCCCTCGAGCGGGCGCAGGACGAAGCCGCGCTCCTGATTGCTGACAGCCGTGTACCGCGGCAGCAGGCTCAGCCCGTGCCCGGCACTGACCAGGGCCTCCAGCACGCGCAGATCGGGGAACTGCTGGACGCGGAGCGCCGGCGCGTCGGCGCGCAGCTCGATCTGGCGCAGCACGGTATCGAACGGGAAGCCTTCGGGCACCCCCATCCAGGGGAAGCCGACCACGTCCTCGGCGCGCAGCGCGGGCTTGGCGGCGAGCGCATGTCCTGCCGGCAGCGCGACATCCAGCGGTTCGTCCAGCAGCGGCACCACCGCCAGGCCCTGGCCGCCGAAGACCCCCGGGCCGTCGACGCTGTGGGCCAGGACGATGTCGTAGTCCGCAGTCAGCCCGGCGAACCCGGCCACGCCGGGATCCTCGAAGTGCGCTTCGAGGCGGAGCCCCTCGATGGCTTTGACCCGGTGGAGGAGGCCGGGCAGGAACATCTCGGCCGCGCTCGGAAAAAAGGCCGCCACCACGCGTGTCTGCCAGCCGCGCCGGTATGTGTCGATGGTGGCCTCGGCCCGGGCCATGGCGGTGGACACCTCTGCGGCGGCGCCGGCCATGGCCAGCCCCGCCTCGGTAAGCCGGACTCCCCTGCCGGACTTTTCCACCAGGACCACGCCGAGTTCGTCCTGCAGGGTTTTGAGTTGCTGGGAAACGGCCGACGGCGTGACCTTCATGGCCTCCGCGGTGGCCCCCACCGTGCCGCGGTCGGCGAGTTCACGCAGAATCCGCAGTCGCTTGAAGTCCATGAGGCGAGGCTACACGGCATGTTGGCGCAGGTCGGCGCCGCGTCCCGCGAGGCTGGACAGCCGGCTTGGCCCGGACGTACCGTCAAACATCGGCAACCGTGCCCCATGCACGCGATGGATGCGCTATCGCGGTGGACGCACTATGGACTGAAAGGCTCTGCTATGGACTGGATTGTCTGGCTCGTCGTCATCGTTGTGGTGGTCGCTGTGATCTGGGCGATACTCAACCGCAACAAGAGCCGCCAGGGCGCGGACTCCGCATCGGCGTCCGCTGCAGCGCCGGTGGTGACGCCGGCACCAACGCCGACGCCGACACCCGCCCCGGCGCCCGAGGCCGCGGCACCGGTTGCACCGCCACCCGCGGCCGAGCCTGAGTCCGCGGCGTCCGAACCAGGGGCTGCGCAGGCTGCGCCGGCCGAGCCGCGCGTCGCAGGGGCCGCGCCGGCCCTAACGCCGGAAGGTGCCGGAGCCCCGGACGGTTCCGAATGGGAAACCCAGTGGTCCGAGACCGCCCCGCCTGCCGGGACGCACGCCGCCGTCCACCATGAACCGGGCCATGGCGCCCACGCCGGGGCGGGGACAGAAGCTGCCGCCGCCGCCGTGCCGGTCCACCACCCCGAATACACCGGACCGCATGCGCCCACCCTGCCCGGCGCGGAGTCGGCCGCCGCTGAGCGCCTCGACGACGCCGCCCGCCCCACTGCGGTGACGCCTGAGGCTCCCGCCCCCGCACCGGAGTCCGCGGCGGAGTTCGTGCCGGAGTCGGCGCCCCTCGCCGACGCGGAAACCCTGCAGACAGCCGCCTCGTCCGCGGCGGCAGAGTCTTCTGCAAGCCACACGGCCGAGCCCGCCGGGCACCTGGCCACCGATCAGCCCTACGGCGAGGGCTCGGCGGCTCCTGCGGCCGACGGCAGCGGCCCGGAAGGATTCACCGTCAAAGGCAACGCGTCGTCGATGATCTACCACGACGAGACGAGCCCGGCCTACGATGAAACCCGGGCCGAAGTGTGGTTTGTTTCCGCAGCGCACGCCGAGGCCGCCGGTTTCCGGCCGCCTCGCCGGACACGCCAGTAGCCACCGGACGGACGGGCGCCTTCTGCGGTGACGCTCCCAGGTTTCTTAGGCAGGGCAACGGCCCGGGGCATGGCCCTGGCGGTTGCCCTGCTCCTTTTAAGCGGCTGTACCGACGCCGCACCCCCGCCCCCGTCGCAGTCCGGAGGCAGCCCGGCGAAGGGCACTTCGGGCGCCGCGGGGGCGCCCACGGTTACCGGCCGCATTGACGGGCTCCAGCTTCCCTGGTCCGCCGTGTATCTGCCGGACGGCACCGCCGTCATCTCCGAACGTGACTCCGCCCTGCTCCGCACCGTCAGCGGCGGCAAACTTGGGACGATCAGCCAGGTGCCCGGCGTCGTTCCCGGCGGCGAAGGCGGCCTCCTGGGGCTTGCCCTTTCCCCGGACTTCGCCACCGACCGCTACCTCTACGCGTACCTCACCGCGGCGGCGGACAACAGGATCGTCCGCATGCGGCTCGAGGACCGCGGCGGACGGCTGGAAGCCGGCCCCGTGGAACCTGTCTTCACCGGCATTCCCAAGGCCAGTACGCACAACGGCGGGCGGATCCGTTTCGGCCCCGACAATTTCCTCTATGCGGGAACGGGCGATGCGCAGCGCCGCGAGCAGCCGCAGGACCCCTCGGCCCTGGGCGGGAAGATCTTGCGTCTGACCCCCGACGGACGGCCTGCCCCCGGCAACCCTTTCGGGGACAACCCGGTCTACAGCCTCGGGCACCGGAACGTCCAAGGACTCGCGTGGGACAGCGCGGGGCGGCTCTGGGCCAGCGAGTTCGGTCCCGACGTCAACGACGAACTGAACCTGATTGTGCCCGGGGGCAACTACGGCTGGCCGGAGGTGACGGGTGCCCCGCACCGCTCCGGCTTCCTGGACGCCAAGGTGGTGTGGCCGTCGACGGCGGAATCGTCACCAAGCGGACTGGAAATCGTCCGCGACACGGCCTATCTGGGCGCCCTGCGCGGGCAGCGACTGTGGGTGGTTCCCCTCAAAGGCGAATACGCGGGCGATCCTGTGAGCCAATTCACACGGGAGTATGGCCGGATCCGGAACGTTTCGCTGGCCCCGGACGGCCGCCTCTGGCTGCTCAGCAACGGACAAAACCCTGATTTTGCGCTGATTTTGGACCTCCCGCGCTAGCGGAGCATGACCCCGACGCACCGATTTCACACTGCGGCCAAACTCGTGTAGAGTTTCATGTCGTTGCGGAGAACACCGCGGGAAATAAAAAGCCCGGGATGAACGAAAACAACAGATGCACCTCTAGCTCAACTGGCAGAGCAATTGACTCTTAATCAATGGGTTCCGGGTTCGAGTCCCGGGGGGTGCACCACAATGAAACCCCGTCTTCGCAGGCTTAGCGGCCTGCGAAGACGGGGTTTCTTTTTGCCGTGGGCTCATCGGGCCGGCTTCGGGGTGAGGGGTCAGGTATTAGGGGTTAGCGGCCAAAAAGTGCGAATGGCCGTTCGGAGACCACGTGGGCGTGCTTCCGCTGGCCGCCAAGCCCCATTCCCGGTGATCCGCCGGGCCGCGGAACAACCGTGTCGGGGTTTCCCCAGCTTTGGAGGTGCCGTACGGCGTGTTGCGGAGAACCGCGGGTGCTCGGGGCCCCGGCCCCGATGAAAGTGGGGAAATTCCGGCGGGACGGGGCGGCTTTTGCCTGCCAAACGGCGCCGCACCGGGCTCAGGTACCGGGAGAATCCGCCAACACCCCTACGATGGTCAGGATGATTTCCATCCGGAAGGCTTCTCACGCGTCCGCCGCGGCCCTGGTGGTGGTGGTCTCGCCACTTGTCCTGGCGCTGCCGGCAACGGCGGCTCCCTGTTCACCGGGGAGCCTGATCCCGCTGAAGATCTGCCCGGGCTCCCCCTCTCCGGCACCGCCGACGGACTCACCAACAACGGCCACACCGCAACCGTCACAGCCGCCGCAACAGCCGTCCCGGCCGCCGTCGGGCACTGCTCCACCCCAAACCCCGGGACAAGAGCCCTCCCCGACAACGGAAAGCCCGGGCGCCGGGCAGCCAAAGATTCCTGCATCCGCACAGCCGCAGCCGTCGTCGTCACCGGACCAGGGCGACGCAACCCCGCCGGCCACGGGGACCCCGACGGAAGCGGTCAAGGCCGCCACCGGCGTGTCGTCGCCGTCAGCAGCGTCCCCGGGTCCCTCCGCCTCAGCGCCGGCCGGCGGCAAGGCGGCCACGGACGGCCCAAGGCCGGACGAAGACAGGAGCCTCGCCGGCGCGTTCCTGCTCACGCTCAGCGGGCTCCTGATCAGCGCCTCGGCGGCCTTCGGCCTGAGACGGACGGCCCGGCACTAAGATTGCCGGCCCAAGGTTAGACCTTCTCGCGGCTCCGGTCGGCTACCTTCTCCGGCTCCTCCACAGTGAATTCCTTGGTGCGGCGCGGGAAGGCCCAGAACTTGAACTCCTTTGCCTCCGGCCGGGGCTCCCGGCGTTCGGTGGATTCGCGTGCGGCATCCTTCCGGGTATCACGCCCGAAATCCTTGTAGTTCGAATAGCACATCACTGACCTCCTTCATGGTGATTGCCTATTAATCGTCCTCCTGATCCTCCGGCGCGTCGAGACTCCCTCGCTACCGGGGCCGCCCCGATGTACGCTCTGTCTCAGCAGCAGCGAACGCCCGCGCACCGGAAAAGGATGTACAGCCATGACCGTCCCGCCCAACGCTTCCGCCCCCGGCCCTGGCTGGTACCCGGACCCCGCAGGCTCGGGCCGGCTTCAGTGGTGGAACGGAACGGCGTGGACCGGACAATTCAACCCGCCGCAGGGGCAGCCGCCGCAGTTCCAGGCGCCGGCACCGCACCCGAAGGAGCAGCGCCGGCGCATCAGTGACCGCACCCCCGTCTACAACGCCTACGTCTGGACGATCGTGGCGCTGCCGCTCGTGCCCATCATCCTGCTGATGTTCTGGAACCCGGTGCTCCGGTACCGGACTGTTGGTCCGCGGCAGACGCAGACTCTCGATCCGGCGTCGATCTTCACCACCCCGTACTTCCTCCTGATCAGCAGCGGGTTCCTGATCTACGGCGTCGCCGCCCTGCTGGCCTACCTGGACTGGGACCGGCTGCGCAAGGACGGCGT
Protein-coding sequences here:
- the ilvD gene encoding dihydroxy-acid dehydratase, which produces MSQDTEAAAGATPDIKPRSRVVTDGIHAAPARGMFRAVGMGDDDFAKPQIGVASSWNEITPCNLSLNRLAQGAKEGVHAGGGFPMQFGTISVSDGISMGHEGMHFSLVSREVIADSVETVMQAERIDGSVLLAGCDKSLPGMLMAAARLDLASVFLYAGSIMPGWVKLEDGSEKEVTLIDAFEAVGACAAGKMSREDLDRIEKAICPGEGACGGMYTANTMACIGEALGMSLPGSAAPPSADRRRDAFAHKSGEAVVNLLRLGITARDIMTRKAFENAIAVTMAFGGSTNAVLHLLAIAREADVELTLEDFNRIGDKIPHLGDLKPFGRYVMTDVDKIGGVPVIMKALLDAGLLHGDCLTVTGKTVAENLAAINPPDLDGKILRALDNPIHKTGGITILHGSMAPEGAVVKSAGFDADVFEGTARVFEREQGALDALDNGAIHKGDVVVIRYEGPKGGPGMREMLAITGAIKGAGLGKDVLLLTDGRFSGGTTGLCIGHVAPEAVDGGPIAFVKDGDRIRVDIAARTFDLLVDDAELEARKVGWEPLPAKFSKGVLAKYAKLVHSASTGAYCG
- a CDS encoding DUF2510 domain-containing protein, giving the protein MTVPPNASAPGPGWYPDPAGSGRLQWWNGTAWTGQFNPPQGQPPQFQAPAPHPKEQRRRISDRTPVYNAYVWTIVALPLVPIILLMFWNPVLRYRTVGPRQTQTLDPASIFTTPYFLLISSGFLIYGVAALLAYLDWDRLRKDGVVRPFHWAWVFLSREVYVIGRSIIVHEVAPRRGLAPVWATIGVTVLSVVLVGLKTSALVASFANQAASI
- a CDS encoding LysR family transcriptional regulator; translation: MDFKRLRILRELADRGTVGATAEAMKVTPSAVSQQLKTLQDELGVVLVEKSGRGVRLTEAGLAMAGAAAEVSTAMARAEATIDTYRRGWQTRVVAAFFPSAAEMFLPGLLHRVKAIEGLRLEAHFEDPGVAGFAGLTADYDIVLAHSVDGPGVFGGQGLAVVPLLDEPLDVALPAGHALAAKPALRAEDVVGFPWMGVPEGFPFDTVLRQIELRADAPALRVQQFPDLRVLEALVSAGHGLSLLPRYTAVSNQERGFVLRPLEGVKASRSIVALARPDVAARTTIQQVLALLKAEARAVADAPELRPGTAPD
- the ilvC gene encoding ketol-acid reductoisomerase produces the protein MTEMFYDDDADLSIIQGRKVAIVGYGSQGHAHALNLRDSGVEVVIALKEGSRSIAKAEDAGFTVKNVADAAEWADVIMILAPDQHQRSIYNDSIKDKLTPGKALAFAHGFNIRFGYIQAPEGVDVILVAPKAPGHTVRREFEAGRGIPDIIAVEQDASGSAWELAKSYAKAIGGTRAGVIKTTFTEETETDLFGEQAVLCGGVSQLIQYGFETLTEAGYQPQIAYFEVLHELKLIVDLMWEGGIAKQRWSVSDTAEYGDYVSGPRVITPEVKENMKAVLKDIQDGAFAKRFIDDQDAGAPEFKALRAKAEQHPIEAVGRELRSLFAWQQQDADYVEGSAAR
- a CDS encoding PQQ-dependent sugar dehydrogenase, giving the protein MALAVALLLLSGCTDAAPPPPSQSGGSPAKGTSGAAGAPTVTGRIDGLQLPWSAVYLPDGTAVISERDSALLRTVSGGKLGTISQVPGVVPGGEGGLLGLALSPDFATDRYLYAYLTAAADNRIVRMRLEDRGGRLEAGPVEPVFTGIPKASTHNGGRIRFGPDNFLYAGTGDAQRREQPQDPSALGGKILRLTPDGRPAPGNPFGDNPVYSLGHRNVQGLAWDSAGRLWASEFGPDVNDELNLIVPGGNYGWPEVTGAPHRSGFLDAKVVWPSTAESSPSGLEIVRDTAYLGALRGQRLWVVPLKGEYAGDPVSQFTREYGRIRNVSLAPDGRLWLLSNGQNPDFALILDLPR
- the ilvN gene encoding acetolactate synthase small subunit produces the protein MTRHTLSVLVEDKPGVLTRVASLFARRAFNINSLAVGPTEVPGMSRMTVVVDADGELIEQVTKQLNKLVNVIKIVELTSESSVQRDHILVKVRADAATRLQVTQAADLFRASVVDVSTESVVIEATGHPEKLTALLSVLEPFGIREIVQSGTLAVGRGSRSMSDRALRSA
- the serA gene encoding phosphoglycerate dehydrogenase, encoding MTSTKPVVLLAEELSPATIEALGPDFEIRQTDGADRSQLLSAIADVDAILVRSATQVDAEAIAAAKNLKVIARAGVGLDNVDIKSATQAGVMVVNAPTSNIVSAAELTVGHILSLARHIPQASAALKDGEWKRSKYTGIELFEKKIGIIGLGRIGALVAARLKGFDTKILAYDPYITSARAAQLGVQLVTLDELLAQSDFITIHMPKTPETVGMLGADAFKKMKSTAYVINVARGGLVDEEALYAALEAGEIAGAGVDVFSKEPSTDLPFFKLDNVVVTPHLGASTDEAQEKAGVSVAKSVRLALAGELVPDAVNVAGGVIHPDIRPGIPLIEKLGRIFTALTHASLTQFDVEVAGEISELDVKVLELSALKGIFADVVTEQVSYVNAPVIAEQRGINVRLITTPDTESYRNVLTLRGALSDGSQISVAGTLTGPKQIQKLVGVNGYEVEIPISEHLVVVAYADRPGVIGTIGHILGMNNINIGGMQVARQAEGGQVLALLTIDSSVPQQVLDAIKAGIGADMVREVDLED
- a CDS encoding acetolactate synthase large subunit, which encodes MSKGSPISPSLMATKSTGAHKAPDRVERPAEAGVDTAAVSPVLGPNNVVPPTVMSGSQAIVRSLEELGVQDIFGLPGGAILPTYDPLMASTMNHVLVRHEQGAGHAAQGYAMVTGRVGVCIATSGPGATNLVTAIMDAHMDSVPMVAITGQVSSGVIGTDAFQEADIVGITMPITKHSFLVTDPNDIPHVMAEAFHLASTGRPGPVLVDVAKDAQQGQMTFSWPPRIDLPGYRPVLRGHNKQVREAARLISAASKPVLYVGGGVVKAHAAAELRELAELTGAPVVTTLMARGVFPDSHPQHVGMPGMHGTVSAVTALQQSDLLITLGARFDDRVTGVLSSFAPNAKVIHADIDPAEISKNRTADVPIVGSVKEIIPELTEALRTQFEAFGTPDLTNWWAFLNNLKETYPLGWTEPEDGLSAPQRVIERIGALTGPEGVYVAGVGQHQMWASQFIKYERPHAWLNSGGAGTMGYAVPAAMGAKVGNPDRVVWAIDGDGCFQMTNQELATCAINNIPIKVAVINNSSLGMVRQWQTLFYEGRYSNTDLNTGHDTIRIPDFVKLADAYGCASFRCERDEDIDATIQKALEINDRPVVIDFVVSPNSMVWPMVPAGVSNDQIQVARNMTPEWEEED